DNA from Vitis vinifera cultivar Pinot Noir 40024 chromosome 19, ASM3070453v1:
CATGGAAGTTGGTTATGCTCCTCCGGGTATAAAAATTTAGAAGAGGACTACTTTGTTCTCTCACAAGTCCCAAGGCTCCTTGAGCTTCAATGACTTGTTGTAGTGATTTGATGAGAGCATCTCTATCTCTGGGATGGCTGACACCGATCCTCTCAATCAACAAATAGCTCATACATTGTGACGAGGAAAGAATGATCTCAATCAATTAACAACTTACACATTGATCATAATTAGAGAATCATAACTCCTTTTCGCTAAAGGACTTAGGAGCTTTGcattattttcttggaattaaAGTGTTTTGGGATTCCATAGGACTTTATCTAACTTGGTCCAAATATATACTTGACTTGTTAAAATGAACTAACATAGAACCAGCCAAAAGTTGCCCTACACTAGCAATTATGGGCTTACAGCTATCCATTTCTAGTGCACCTAACTTGAACAATGAGAAGTTGCATCACAACACTGTAGGGGCATTACAATATCTCATGATTACTTGACTAAAATATCATACATTATAAACAAATCAAGTCAGTTTTTACATTTTCCAACTGATATGCGTCAGAAAGTTTGTAAATGAGTCTTGAGATACTTGCATGGGAGTATTGATCATGGCCTACACATTCAATCAGCTTCTGCATTTAGTCTCACTAGCTTCTTAGATGCTGATTGGGTCAGATGTGTTGACGATCCAAGGTCTGTTAATGGCTTCTATGTTTTTCTTGGTCCTAACATTGTCTCATGGAGTTCACGTAAGCAAAAGTTAGTTGCAAGGTCCAACACTGAGTCTTGATTCAAAGCATTGGCTCACACAGCAGCAGAGGTGACCTGGTTGCAAGCCTTAAAAGATCTACAAGTCCTTAATTCTTCATGTCCTGTAATCTGGTGTGAAAACATTAGGGTAGCTTGCATTACTGCAAAACTGGTTACACATGCTCGCACCAAACAAATGGAAGTAGATGTCCATTTTGTACGTGACAAAGTGCCGCAGAAGGAGTTAGACATTCGGTATGTACCTACAAAAGATCGGGTAGCTGATATACTAACAAAGCCCTTATCTATATCCCAGTTCAACATCCTTAAGGTCGAGCTCAATGTGAAGGTGTCCCCATTTCACTTGAGGTGGCATGTTTGACAGAATGTTGCAGTTACAAAATTAGTTTCAGAGTTAATTGAGTTTAGCTTTAACAGTTCCACAGTTGAGGTTAGATTTAGAATTAGATAAAAGAAAGAATCAGTTAGTCTCCAACCAACTTGTAATCTTCTCTatagaaaggaaaagagagaaagaaaaaaaagaggtcAGTTGTATTTCTCGCATGCCGTGATTTTATCTCCTATGTTCTCCTCTGTTTTTCAGTCTCAACATCTTATCTCCTATGCAAGGTCCAACACTCGGCCAAGATTCAAGAGGCATGTTCATGCACACATTATGCCATATATTAAACTGTAATTGAAAGCTAAAACAACAAACATGTTGAAATTTTATGTGGACCGGTGCTAAACTTCAGGTTATTGGtgctttatataaaagaaactgTTTTCCTCCTTGAAGTTTTGTGTCAAATTTACTTTTCTTCTGTTAGGAACAGATAAGTTCATACCTAATTCTGATGCAGCCATTCTTAAATAAAGCACTTGTCCATTTTCAGCTATATCTACCAAATCGAATCACTAAACCAGGCAAAGCATCCACTTCCTCATTTATATGTGAATTAGCAACGCCCTTGAGGTTCATACTTTGATTAAACCATGAGCTCTACCTGTCTGGGAGTTTCATACCTGATAACTTTACAACTTGTCACTCATCTAATGAATTAGCCGAGTGGGAATTACACCAGTCTCCATAGACACTTTCCTGTATCATATCCCTAAGCCTGAATTTGTGGAGTTATCTGGGCTGAAAAGCCCTAGTTCAAAGCCACAAACAACTCCAATGATTACCTCACATCTACTGTTGACGTACATAGGATAAGAAAATTGTGGTTGGTTGGCCATGACCAATCAATCTTTTTCCGTGGATATATATTATTCTAGCATTAAGTGGCATATATTCCCttcaaataaataacaaaatcaatCCCAATTTGCAGCTAGAATCTACTTAATTAACCTCTTGTTCTTGATGCTAAAGTGTTAAAaggtcatatttttctttttaatttttttacttgattctGACATGTTAAAATAGTAATCTTATTAACTTATTTAAGAGAGAAACCCCTTTTTTAGCAGATATCAAATATCAACAAAAGACCAAAAACAGAGTCAAGGTTTCTCTACAAGATGCAAGtaattagtattttttataagaatagCTTTTTTTATATGGTCAACTTCTATCATTGAACTTACATACCATGAATAACTATCATAATCGATACAAAAAGATAGCAGCAAAGACTGATCACCAGATAACATCTTAGATGAGTCTTTTGTTAGAAGCTAAGCAGTATGATTGCGAAAAAGTTGCCAAATGTAGTTGAAACTTAAGCTTATATTGTCATAGGTCTAACGACAACAAAACATCAACATGAAGCATCTTCTATCGAGCTTCCAACAATGTGATGGTGGGTTGAATACCAGAGAAAGAATTTGCATCCATCATATTCCTATCAGTGAAGAAACAAGGCTCTTTGGGCCGAGGTAGTGCCCCCTCACTACCCAACATCAAAATCACAGAGTGCATGCTTGGTCGATCATCCGGGAAACGTTGTATGCATAATAGGCCCACGTTGATTGAACGTAGCACTTCAAATAGATTGCAGGTGTTCACTTTTGATGTATCAATAAATTCTAAAGACCCACCTTCTATATAGAGTGTCCATGCCTAGAGAATTGAAAAGAGGATCAGCACTGCCTTTATATAGTGAAATaaggaaataagaaaatattaccCAATACTTACATGCCCAAGAAGATTAAGGTCATGGCCTGGGTGGCtaaatcctctgtttctcttcccactTACAATCTTTAGCAACAAAACACCAAAGCTAAAAACATCGGATTTTGTGGAATACAATCCTTCACTTGCATACTCTGGAGACATATAACCTCTGTAGGAAACCGTTGAAGAAAGGGTTAAATTCACAAGCAATGGAGATAAAGACTTTATACATATCACTAAATATACTTACAATGTTCCAGCCACTCTTGTTGTGTTTGCTTCAATTTCATTTCCTCCAAAACTTCTTGCTATTCCGAAGTCTGAAATTTTGGGGCTCATTTCATTATCTAGTAAAATGTTTTCTGCTTTGAGATCTCTATGGATTATCCTGAGTCTAGAATCTTGATGAAGATAAAGAAGGCCTCGAGCAATCCCATTGATAATGAGGAAGCGCTTAGGCCAATCTAGTACCCTGCTTCGCATGTGatctatccattttttttatcattcaagttaACCCATTCTACTACTTggattattgaaaataaatggaaaacatTTCAAGAAACAAATGATTACAAATTTCAAGAGAGTTGTTCAAAGCAAACATTGtcaaagattgaaaaacatTGTCAAAGAGACACAAATAGATAATGGATCTTAATGGTAGGGTTCCAAACCcctaacatttttaaaaaatgttagagaaaatagaaatatgaaaaattttctaaataaatgcATCTATGCTTTATCTTGTCCTTGaggatttttctttgaaatttgtCAAATCCATGGTAAATAAAGAATTTCCCTAGCATGTAtaggagaagagagagaaaagagaagcTACTCAATTAGACAAAGAAACTATATAGTGGTTTTAGAGAGCCGAACCAAAAATGTACAAGTCCAAGCTTTTGTTGGGCATGTATTCATAAATCAACAATCTTTCTCTGCCATGAATGCAACATCCAAGAAGCTTTACAAGATTTCGGTGCTGAAGTTTTGTAATGGattcaacttcatttttgaactctTTTAATCCTTGTCTAGAAGTTTTTGACATCATCTTTACTGCTATTTCTTGTCCTTCTTGCAATATTCCCTGAAAACATCATATTCTTTTTATTCTGAAAGcttttcaaattaaaagaaacttGTCCATATTCAATATGAAGAGTCCTAAAGAAACCAGAGACACAAAAATGTTGGCACATACACCGACTTCAAAACTTTAAGGAGTATAGTGGCCTTGATACATGTTGTTTCatttagatactatgaagaTTGGGGACATCAACTACTTCTCAAGATGCTTAGCTATGTATCTATAATGTTTTATTAACTTGTAACTTGTCTTATCCAAAAGGCAAAGTATAACCCTACCTTATAGACAGGTTCAAAACCACCCTCTCCAAGTTTATTGTCTCTAGAAAAGTTATTGGTGGCATTCAATAATGTATCCAAGTCAAATAATGGTAAATCTAGATGCTCTTGGCCTTTATTGTTTTCACCTTCTTTTGATTTATGATCCATGTATTCTGCAGAATGGAGAATAAAATGAAGGATTAAAGAATTCATCAACCTGGAATTTAGCCCATTTCCAAGCCTAGATCATTTCATTGTTTCTAAAATCAAGCCAGGTCAATCTATTGCtccccttttttatttattattacataATCAAACAACGTGTAGAAGTACTTTTGACTAATACATATGGTGATACAAGCACTATGATTTGTTACTTACCTTTTTTCTTTAgctgcttcttcctcttcttgaGCACATACAAGATCAGGACTGGACTTAAAAAAACTATTCCTGTAATTGATATAGAGATGACAATGACctgctttttcttcttcttggagCTACTATTTATGCTTGAAGAAGCTTCTTGacacaaaaggaaagaaattaagAAGGAGAGCtaagaaataaattagaaaaactaTAAATTCCTATGAACAGTAACTGTTGatctaaaatatatttgtagTTTACAGCCATGAAGGTAGAAGTTCAAGGAACTGCAATTGCCATAGGATTTGATAGCACAAATCAGTTGGTGTATTGGTGTGTTATAGCATCTATCTTAATACAATtgaaatctaaaagaaaaatattccaACTTTTGAGTAGACCTCTACTTTGCACTCTAGTCTTTAGAAAATACGTATACTATTCCATGAAATAATGTGCTTGGCATTTGGTATCAGATTTTTCACATCAGCAATAATTGAGATGGAGGTAAATTAAGATTTAAGTTGCAAAATCATGGGATTGAACTAGAGGCACATATGCAAGGTGAACAACTGATTCAAAACTTTTGAGTAAATATACCATGAAATTTGTATGAGATTTAAGTTTCCCAAGtatgaaaaagaaatgtttATACCTGATTCTGATGCAGCCATCCTTGCATAAAACTCTTGCCCATTTTGAGTGAAGTCTCTGATGTCAATCAAGTCATCAAACCAGAGCAAGCATCCACTTCCTCCTCCTCTGATATCTGAATTTGCATAAGCAGTGCAAGAGCAGTTCCTCAAGCACAAGGAAGCACATTCCTTAAGGTTCATGCTTTCATCAAACCAGGAGTTCCGCGTGTCTGGCAGTTTCACACCAGAGTACTTTACAAATCCATCACCCTTTTGACAATCCAGCGGAGTACTTCGAACGCATCCCTTTGACCAGTCTGCCATGTCCCAATTGCTTTGGAACTTTGGCCTAAATCCCTTCATACACTCACATTTTGGAGATTCATCAATCTTACAGATTCCATATACTCCACATATTGCATAATTGTCACAGTCATCCTTCTGTGTGGTTGAGTAAAGAGTCCATTCATTTTTTTGATCAGTCCATGTGAATCTTCGTGAATAACCATCAGGAGTTAACACAAGCCTCAAAATAACAGAGCTGCTAActagagaataaataaaatatatctcCTTTTcattagaaacaaaattaaatgtatAAACTGAGTTGTTTGTTAATTGAGGTATTCCACTATATCGAACACCATTCCATGGTCCTGCACGAAACTCTACAGCTAAACCATTCCTCAATAATTGTTGTGGAAATCCACTTAGATCAATCCCATAAGTAAAATTACCTTTAGAAGGGTCATCAGCACTCGTCCATGATGACAGGTACCGATCCATGCCCATTACTCTGTTCCTTCCAAACTTCATGCCTGGTAGAAGAGTATCGCATGGATAATCAAAACTCTGCCATAGGAAGTTTTCTGGGTCACTATCATAGCCATTTCTCATAACAAGATTTCCAGATTCCAAAAGCTGAGCGTTTGGATCCTGCGCAGAACGTGATGAATTAGAATTCCAAAGAATTCCATTAGTACCGCTGACCACAACAAGAATTCCCTGCTGAGTGACCTTTAAAACACCTGATGAATCAGTTAGTGGACTTTCTCTATTGGCAACCCATACCACCGTCTGAGGAGCCACTTTCTTGTACCATATCCCCAAGTATCGATTCTTGGAATCACCTGGACTGAAGAAACCCAATTGAAAGGTCCCACCCGCTGAATTGATGGTCTCGCCATCTCTAATGTGTTGATTTACATTTATGGTGTCTACTGTAGTGGAGATTCTTAAGAGGGAGAATACATagtattaaaattgattaatgTGAAAACTTGCCTTGTTGAACAAAGAAATATGCAGAGTTTGTTAGGTTGTTACAAGttagtggaatttttttattttgttatttttcattttctggaTGAGCTGGAATCTTCTCGATTGTTCCAAGCCTTCCTATATATGTTGCTACTGTACAATCAGTGAAGAGGGGAATCAAtgaattagttttatttctCTCTCAGGCCTTTGTTTGCCTTTCTTGCCAtttaccttttgtttttctattatgGTATCAGAGCGTATTCCTTCCGTTTTTCCTTCCTTCTGAGCATGGCTAAGGGCAAACCTCCTCAGCATCCTTTTCAGTCTCCCATGGAAGATCATAGTAGTCCCTATTTTCTTCACAATGGTGATCATCCAAGTCTCTCTCTGGTTTCTCTTTCACTTGCTGGATTTGGTTCAAACTATCATTCTTGGCGCCGATCAATGGTTATAGCTTTAAATGCTAAGAACAAACTTGGGTTTATCGATGGAACCATCTCACGTCCTGCTGCAACAGATCTCCTTGCTGGTCCTTGGTCTCGCTGCAACAACATGGTCATATCTTGGCTCTCTAACTCGGTTTGCAAAGAAATTGCAGAGAGCATCCTCTATCATGAAACAACCATCGAAATATGGAATGATCTATACGAACGATTTCATTAGGGCAGTGGTCCTCAAATTTTTGAACTCAAGCAAAAAATTATTGCTCACACTCAGGGATCGGCTGATGTCAATACCTACTATACTCGACTGAAATCCTTGTGGGATGAGCTTCAAGAATTCAAGGCGATACTAGTTTGCAATTGCGGTGGCATGCGTGTTTATATGGAGGATCAACAACGAGAATCTGTGATGCAATTTCTGCTGGGTTTGAACGAATCCTTCGCTCCGATTTGAGCTCAAATCCTGTTGATGGAACCGACTCCTCCGCTGAACAAAGTTTTCTCCCTGGTTGTTCAAGAAGAACGACAACGATCTCTTACCACCTCCAACTCTCCGGCATTCACTGCTCCTGTTTCCTCCAGATTTCAAGCGGCATCTAGAGCTTTTTCTCCTACTAATGCCTCTCGATCAAGAAAGGATCGCCCACTCTGTACCCATTGCAACATCTTGGGTCACACAGTTGATCGGTGCTACAAAATACATGGGTATCCACCTGGATTCAGAAATAGGCCCAACTTCAAGCCCAATGGTTCTCGCCCAAATCAAATGCTACCCAATAGTCTTCACACGAATCAGTTGACTCTCACAGATGGCTCCACCGCCTCTGCATCTCCACCACCTCTCACTCATGACCAACACAATCAGTTATTAGCTCTCTTAAGTTTGCACAGCTCGAGTGGCTCCTCTGCCTCATTCGGTGACAGCAACCCTCTTCAGCAATCCATTTCCAACTTCACTGGTAtcctttctctttctccttcATCATCCACTCTCAACCCTAGCATTTGGATTTTAGATTCAAGGGCAACCCACCATGTTTGCACTAATTCCTCCATGTTTCACtctattcattcattttcttccaaCACTGTCACTTTACCCACTGgtataaaaatatcaatcacCGGAATAGGCACCATTCATCTGTCACCTCATCTCGTGCTTGAACATGTTCTCTACATTCCaacattaaaatttaatcttaTCTCCATTAGTGCCTTAACTCAAACCAattgtttttcctttgattttacTGCTCGTTTTTGCTTCATTCAAGACCACTCACAGGGGAAGCTGATTGGGATGGGTAGACGTCAAGGCAACATTTACCTCTTAGATAGCTCAGTCTTTCGTTCTATTTCCTCTGTATTCGTTGTTGATAACAACACTTCTGCTCATGTAAACAAATTGTGGCATTTCAGATTAGGCCACCCATCCAATGTCAAACTCAGTGTATTGAAACCTCATTTACAGTTGCAAAGTAATGGCAATACCAATCTTTCTTGTTCAATTTGCCCTCTGGCAAAACAAAAACGTTTGCCATTTGATTGTCATAATAATTTATCTCCTTCTCCATTTGATCTCATACACTGTGATATTTGGGGTCCATTTCATATTCCCACACATGATGAATTTCGTTATTTTTTGACAATCGTTGATGATTGTACAAAGAATACATGGGTTCATCTTCTACGTGCTAAATCTGATGTCAAGACcatttttccataatttttctCCATGGTTAAAACCCAGTTTGGTCTCACCATTAAAGCAGTTCGCAGTGACAATGCCCCTGAATTAAACCTCTCCAATCTCTTTACCCAACTTGGTGTGCTCCATTTTTTCTCTTGTGTtgaaactcctcaacaaaacTCGGTTGTTGAGCGTAAACACCAACACATCCTAAACGTAGCTCGGGCCTTATATTTCCAATCCAACATACCTATAGGATATTGGGGGGATTGTGTGCTTACTTCGGTTTACCTTATAAATCGAATTCCATCACCATTACTGAACAACAAAACTCCTTTTGAACTACATCATAAATCACCATCTTACTCCCATCTCAAATCTTTCAGATGTCTTTGTTATAGTTCAACTCTTCCTCGAGCCTTACCTTGTGTCTTTTTAGGATATCCTTTTGGTTACAAAGGTTACAAAATTCTAGACTTAGAGACCAACCAAATATCTGTCTCCCGAAATGTTATCTTCCAAGAATCTGTGTTTCCTTTCAAGTTATCTCAGAATAATAACTCTGTTGCTTCAGATTTCTTTTCTGAAAAGGTGCTGCCTATTGTACCAGTTTCTACCCCTTCCCCTTCTTTTAATAATTCGACTTCACATCCTAACAGCCCTGACTCTTCCTCC
Protein-coding regions in this window:
- the LOC100243545 gene encoding G-type lectin S-receptor-like serine/threonine-protein kinase At4g27290 yields the protein RISTTVDTINVNQHIRDGETINSAGGTFQLGFFSPGDSKNRYLGIWYKKVAPQTVVWVANRESPLTDSSGVLKVTQQGILVVVSGTNGILWNSNSSRSAQDPNAQLLESGNLVMRNGYDSDPENFLWQSFDYPCDTLLPGMKFGRNRVMGMDRYLSSWTSADDPSKGNFTYGIDLSGFPQQLLRNGLAVEFRAGPWNGVRYSGIPQLTNNSVYTFNFVSNEKEIYFIYSLVSSSVILRLVLTPDGYSRRFTWTDQKNEWTLYSTTQKDDCDNYAICGVYGICKIDESPKCECMKGFRPKFQSNWDMADWSKGCVRSTPLDCQKGDGFVKYSGVKLPDTRNSWFDESMNLKECASLCLRNCSCTAYANSDIRGGGSGCLLWFDDLIDIRDFTQNGQEFYARMAASESEASSSINSSSKKKKKQRKKQLKKKEYMDHKSKEGENNKGQEHLDLPLFDLDTLLNATNNFSRDNKLGEGGFEPVYKFQGILQEGQEIAVKMMSKTSRQGLKEFKNEVESITKLQHRNLVKLLGCCIHGRERLLIYEYMPNKSLDLYIFDHMRSRVLDWPKRFLIINGIARGLLYLHQDSRLRIIHRDLKAENILLDNEMSPKISDFGIARSFGGNEIEANTTRVAGTLGYMSPEYASEGLYSTKSDVFSFGVLLLKIVSGKRNRGFSHPGHDLNLLGHAWTLYIEGGSLEFIDTSKVNTCNLFEVLRSINVGLLCIQRFPDDRPSMHSVILMLGSEGALPRPKEPCFFTDRNMMDANSFSGIQPTITLLEAR